From a single Miscanthus floridulus cultivar M001 chromosome 8, ASM1932011v1, whole genome shotgun sequence genomic region:
- the LOC136470234 gene encoding large ribosomal subunit protein uL2x-like: MYTDQFIYCGRCITLSIGDAPPLRWIFDSVIICDNGHHTGDNGASTGTPRNYAIVASRDPDNGASTRTPRDNAIIVSRNPNNSIGRRPLLSTGEPRHLIYVG; this comes from the coding sequence ATGTACACGGACCAATTCATCTACTGCGGCCGCTGCAttacgctctccatcggtgacgcccCACCGCTCCGCTGGATCTTCGACAGCGTCATCATCTGCGACAACGGGCACCACACCGGTGACAATGGCGCCTCCACCGGGACGCCCAGGAACTATGCCATCGTCGCCAGCCGCGATCCCGACAATGGCGCCTCCACCAGGACGCCCAGGGACAacgccatcatcgtcagccgcaaccctaacaacagcATCGGGCGGCGACCCCTCCTCAGCACAGGTGAACCACGCcacctcatctacgttggatga